The following are from one region of the Siniperca chuatsi isolate FFG_IHB_CAS linkage group LG13, ASM2008510v1, whole genome shotgun sequence genome:
- the LOC122887207 gene encoding LOW QUALITY PROTEIN: 7-alpha-hydroxycholest-4-en-3-one 12-alpha-hydroxylase-like (The sequence of the model RefSeq protein was modified relative to this genomic sequence to represent the inferred CDS: inserted 1 base in 1 codon): MGLLLPILLGFLAALIGGLYLLGVFRQRQPGEPPLDKGLIPWLGHVLEFRRNTFKFLERMKQKHGDVFTVQLGGFYITFLQDPLSFGALVKESREKLDFSKFAVHLVRRVFGYIAVEDDHHILQVSSSKHLKGDGLKVMTLAMTSNLQNLMLHNIGSAADQRTWMEDGLFMYSYNILFXGGYLSLYGNVPHKSEGSEEKAKEKDRAESEALFYEFRKYDQLFPNLAYGVLPPRERLEAERLMGFFWDSLSVEKMKTKDNISRWVWDMQQAKEEMGMKESMINRYMFVLLWASQGNTGPSAFWLLLFLMKHPEAMTAVKEEIDKVLKESGQEVQHGGPLINLTHEMLMKTPILDSAVEETLRLTATPLLTREVLQDMTLKMADGREYFIRKGDRMALFPYSAIHIDPEIHPDPHSFKYNRFLNPGGIKKTDFYKAGKKVKYYNMPWGAGVSMCPGRFFATNELKQFAFLMLVYFEIELKNPDEKIPEFDFRRWGFGSMQPNRDIQFRYRLRY, translated from the exons ATGGGACTGCTGCTGCCGATTCTTCTTGGCTTTCTTGCTGCTCTGATTGGAGGACTGTACCTACTCGGGGTGTTTCGACAGCGGCAACCAGGAGAACCCCCTTTGGATAAGGGGCTCATCCCTTGGCTGGGTCATGTCTTAGAGTTTCGCAGGAACACGTTTAAGTTCCTAGAGAGGATGAAGCAAAAGCATGGCGATGTGTTCACAGTACAGCTGGGAGGGTTTTATATTACATTCCTTCAGGACCCCCTATCATTTGGGGCACTTGTTAAGGAGAGTCGAGAAAAACTGGACTTCAGCAAGTTTGCTGTGCATCTGGTGCGCAGAGTGTTTGGTTACATAGCTGTAGAGGACGACCACCACATTCTTCAGGTGTCCAGCAGCAAGCACCTGAAAGGGGATGGCCTGAAGGTAATGACACTAGCCATGACAAGTAATTTGCAGAACCTGATGTTGCACAACATCGGCTCAGCTGCAGACCAACGGACCTGGATGGAAGACGGACTGTTCATGTACAGCTACAATATTCTTT AGGGCGGGTATTTATCCTTGTATGGCAATGTGCCACACAAGTCAGAAGGAAGTGAGGAGAAAgccaaagagaaagacagagctgAATCAGAAGCCTTATTTTACGAGTTTCGTAAATATGACCAACTCTTCCCCAACCTGGCTTATGGGGTCCTGCCACCAAGAGAAAGGTTGGAAGCAGAGAGGCTAATGGGATTCTTCTgggactctctgtcagtggaGAAGATGAAGACCAAGGACAACATTAGTCGCTGGGTGTGGGACATGCAGCAGGCCAAAGAGGAGATGGGTATGAAGGAGTCAATGATAAACAGGTACATGTTTGTGCTTCTTTGGGCCTCTCAGGGCAACACAGGGCCTTCTGCATTCTggctgctcctcttcctcatgaAACACCCAGAAGCCATGACAGCGGTGAAGGAAGAGATAGATAAGGTTCTGAAGGAATCTGGGCAGGAAGTCCAACATGGTGGCCCGTTAATCAACCTGACCCATGAAATGCTGATGAAAACACCAATCCTGGACAGTGCTGTAGAAGAGACCCTCCGTCTCACTGCTACACCCCTCCTCACCAGAGAAGTGCTCCAGGATATGACCCTCAAGATGGCTGATGGGCGTGAATACTTCATTCGCAAGGGTGACAGAATGGCATTATTTCCTTACAGTGCCATTCATATTGACCCAGAGATCCACCCTGACCCACATTCATTCAAATACAACCGCTTTCTGAATCCAGGCGGGATcaagaaaacagatttttacaaaGCAGGGAAGAAGGTGAAGTATTACAACATGCCCTGGGGTGCTGGGGTCTCCATGTGCCCTGGACGTTTCTTTGCCACcaatgagctgaaacagttTGCTTTCCTCATGTTGGTCTATTTTGAGATTGAGCTGAAGAATCCTGATGAGAAGATACCTGAATTTGATTTCAGGCGATGGGGCTTTGGATCGATGCAACCCAACAGAGACATTCAGTTTCGATACAGACTCAGATATTAA
- the LOC122887208 gene encoding 5-beta-cholestane-3-alpha,7-alpha-diol 12-alpha-hydroxylase-like produces the protein MGLLLPILLGFLAALIGGLYLLGVFRQRRPGEPPLDKGLIPWLGHVLEFRRNTFKFLERMKQKHGDVFTVQLGGFYITFLQDPLSFGALVKESREKLDFSKFAVHLVRRVFGYIAVEDDHHILQVSSSKHLKGDGLKVMTLAMTSNLQNLMLHNIGSAADQRTWMEDGLFMYSYNILFRAGYLSLYGNVPHKSEGSEEKAKEKDRAESEALFYEFRKYDQLFPNLAYGVLPPRERLEAERLMGFFWDSLSVEKMKTKDNISRWVWDMQQAKEEMGMKESMINRHMFMLLWASQGNTGPSAFWLLLFLLKHPEAMTAVKEEIDKVLKESGQEVQHGGPLINLTHEMLMKTPILDSAVEETLRLTATPLLTREVLQDMTLKMADGREYFIRKGDRMALFPYSAIHIDPEIHPDPHSFKYNRFLNPGGIKKTDFYKAGKKVKYYNMPWGAGVSMCPGRFFATNELKQFAFLMLVYFEIELKNPDEKIPEFDFRRWGFGSMQPNRDIQFRYRLRY, from the coding sequence ATGGGACTGCTGCTGCCGATTCTTCTTGGCTTTCTTGCTGCTCTGATTGGAGGACTGTACCTACTCGGGGTGTTTCGACAGCGGCGACCAGGAGAACCCCCTTTGGATAAGGGGCTCATCCCTTGGCTGGGTCATGTCTTAGAGTTTCGCAGGAACACGTTTAAGTTCCTAGAGAGGATGAAGCAAAAGCATGGCGATGTGTTCACAGTACAGCTGGGAGGGTTTTATATTACATTCCTTCAGGACCCCCTATCATTTGGGGCACTTGTTAAGGAGAGTCGAGAAAAACTGGACTTCAGCAAGTTTGCTGTGCATCTGGTGCGCAGAGTGTTTGGTTACATAGCTGTAGAGGACGACCACCACATTCTTCAGGTGTCCAGCAGCAAGCACCTGAAAGGGGATGGCCTGAAGGTAATGACACTAGCCATGACAAGTAATTTGCAGAACCTGATGTTGCACAACATCGGCTCAGCTGCAGACCAACGGACCTGGATGGAAGACGGACTGTTCATGTACAGCTACAATATTCTTTTTAGGGCCGGGTACTTATCCTTGTATGGCAATGTGCCACACAAGTCAGAAGGAAGTGAGGAGAAAgccaaagagaaagacagagctgAATCAGAAGCCTTATTTTACGAGTTTCGTAAATATGACCAACTCTTCCCCAACCTGGCTTATGGGGTCCTGCCACCAAGAGAAAGGTTGGAAGCAGAGAGGCTAATGGGATTCTTCTgggactctctgtcagtggaGAAGATGAAGACCAAGGACAACATTAGTCGCTGGGTGTGGGACATGCAGCAGGCCAAAGAGGAGATGGGTATGAAGGAGTCAATGATAAACAGGCACATGTTTATGCTTCTTTGGGCCTCTCAGGGCAACACAGGGCCTTCTGCATTCTggctgctcctcttcctcttgaaACACCCAGAAGCCATGACAGCGGTGAAGGAAGAGATAGATAAGGTTCTGAAGGAATCTGGGCAGGAAGTCCAACATGGTGGCCCGTTAATCAACCTGACCCATGAAATGCTGATGAAAACACCAATCCTGGACAGTGCTGTAGAAGAGACCCTCCGTCTCACTGCTACACCCCTCCTCACCAGAGAAGTGCTCCAGGATATGACCCTCAAGATGGCTGATGGGCGTGAATACTTCATTCGCAAGGGTGACAGAATGGCATTATTTCCTTACAGTGCCATTCATATTGACCCAGAGATCCACCCTGACCCACATTCATTCAAATACAACCGCTTTCTGAATCCAGGCGGGATcaagaaaacagatttttacaaaGCAGGGAAGAAGGTGAAGTATTACAACATGCCCTGGGGTGCTGGGGTCTCCATGTGCCCTGGACGTTTCTTTGCCACcaatgagctgaaacagttTGCTTTCCTCATGTTGGTCTATTTTGAGATTGAGCTGAAGAATCCTGATGAGAAGATACCTGAATTTGATTTCAGGCGATGGGGCTTTGGATCGATGCAACCCAACAGAGACATTCAGTTTCGATACAGACTCAGATATTAA